Proteins from one Juglans microcarpa x Juglans regia isolate MS1-56 chromosome 6S, Jm3101_v1.0, whole genome shotgun sequence genomic window:
- the LOC121236937 gene encoding protein MHF2 homolog, with amino-acid sequence MEDADTFDPDLIHAIFKLVWNRRALERERNEGADALDIQVGAGASKKNRPTYANANALKLSCELLRIFITEAVQRAATIAEAEGVSKIEATHLERILPQLLLDF; translated from the exons ATGGAGGACGCCGACACCTTCGATCCA GACCTCATTCATGCCATTTTTAAGCTCGTGTGGAACAGAAGAGCCCTCG AGCGAGAAAGGAACGAAGGCGCTGATGCTTTGGATATCCAG GTTGGTGCAGGAGCATCCAAAAAAAATCGGCCGACATATG CTAATGCAAATGCACTCAAGCTGAGCTGTGAACTTCTCCGAATCTTTATCACAG AGGCGGTGCAGCGTGCTGCTACGATTGCTGAAGCAGAGGGTGTTAGTAAAATTGAAGCAACTCACTTGGAGAGGATTCTCCCTCAGTTACTTTTGGATTTTTAA